From the Candidatus Bathyarchaeota archaeon genome, the window ACCTTAACGTATTCCACAACCTCTTATCATCAAAGAAAGGCATCTCACTAACATTCAGATAATCCCCCTCAACTTCATCCTCAGCCCAGAACTGTATCCTTTCAACCGTTTTAAAACTTAACAGATCAAAAGAAACAAGATGATAACCCTCTTTGCTACTTCGTATGCATGCATGGGAAAAGCCGAATACAAAGGCAGAGTTATGAGCGGAAGAGAGGCTATGGAAAAAGCCGGAATAGAACCGGCTCGGAAGAGTTTAAGGAAGAAACAGCCCTTAACAACGGCACCCAATTGATAATGGCAACCGCGGCATCAACAGTTCATGATACTGAAACCCCTAATCAAAACAGCAGAGGTCGCAACCGCGCTAACTCTGGGCTTCAGACATGGTCTTACAGAAGTCGATACGTGAAGCTTTGGGCTCAGCGTTGCAGAAGCCCTTTGGAAAGGGGTCCCGTGGTCGGAGGAAACGTCGGCGGAATTCCGCTGCAAATTATTGATGGCGCAAATGAATTCTTACCGAACACCGTAGAAGACGCCACTGAAAAAACGTTATATCTGTTAAGACATCCGGAGGAAGCAAAAAAATGGGTAAAAGAGGTAGAAAGCACGTGCTGAAAAACTTTTTAATTACAAGGCATATGCTTCACTGTTGTTGTCTAAATAACAAATTTTACATGGTGCGGCCGCCGGGATTTGAACCCGGGTCGTCAGCGTGGCAGGCTGATGTCCTAACCAAACTAGACTACGGCCGCGTTTCCGCTAAACTACAAGTTTAACAAGGCTTCTAAAAACCTTTTTCAAGAATTGCACCAAATTGAGACGCTGAAACACTGGAAACTACGTATACAGACTTCAGAAATACTTCGATTTTTGATATATATCCAATTTCGACACAAAGGTGGAAAAACCTTTTCAACGAAGGGTCAGTGGTGCCGCGGGGGAGACTTGAACTCCCGACAACCCGGTCTTCAGCTTCACCCTCAAATAGATTTTACTATTGAGTCGGGTGCTCTCCCAGTCTGAGCTACCGCGGCCAGTAATCAACATGACCCGCACGTTTATTTTTAAGTTTTCGGAGGACAGCTCTTACTGGTCAAAACTAATAGCATAGACTGTGCATTTTATATTGTGGGTGCAGTGGCTGAGTTGAACATCGGAGCCTGGATTGTTGTCCCTCCTCCTTTTCTTCAACGATACTTGAGTTGCCCAAGATGTGGGAGACGCGTTTCCATAGTTTCCAATTATTGCAACTTCTGTGGAGTCTTGCTACGTCCTGAATCAGTGTGGGCTTTTGCGTCTAGAATCTGTTCCAAATGTAAGAGTCGAATTCCTTTCGTAGCCCGATTCTGTCCTGAATGTGGACAAAAGCAATGACCAATTCTCTTGTATACCTGTAAAAAGAGATTACGGATTTTTAAAGAATCTTTCCGTCCCTCATTATAGTTTCCTTAGTGTCGACCACTTCAATCGTTGCGCTCGGATGAGTTACAAAATCCCAATGCATACTCGACTTCGACGTTCCGCCATAACTGAAGTTTGAGCCGAAGGCAACGTGAACTGAACCGCCTAACTTCTCGTCCGTGAGAATGTAGCCGATTGCCCTGTCAATTGCAGGGTTGCAGCCTATACCCAACTCTGCGATGTTCATTGTTCGGACTTCTTTCTCTTTCTTGTCGATTTCCAAGCATCGATTAAAGGAATCAATCATTTGGTCACGATTGGTTCCCGCCTTACACTCGTCTAGCAACAACTTTCCGTTCTTAAAGTGAAGCGTCACGTCTTTGATGATTTTGTTGCTGAAACGGTCAATGGTGATGGGGCAGTATATGGTTCCCTCGCCTACTGTTTCATGTGGCGCAATGAAAAGTTCTCCAGCTGGCAGGTTATTGCCTAAATCGTTAATTTCTATATCATGGTCATCGACTACGCCGTCATCCTCGTTGATGCGTCTCCCCTTAATCTTGCAGGTGAGATCTGTGCCCTTTCCGTCAGTTATGTGAAGCACATCTTTTCCCCATAAACGTTTAGCCAGCCTAGAACAGTTTTCTTTCAGCGTCGAAGCAGGCACCATCATGCCTTCAATGATCAAACGCTCTAACGCGTCGTAATCTATGCCGTAGAATTTTGCCGATTCAGGCGTAGGCCAGCCAGCATAAGTCCATTTTTTGCCTCTACCAGTTTCCTCGCCGTAAAGCTCTTTTCGAATGGGAACAGTAGCTTTTTGCCTTGTAGCCATCTTCTCTCGGGAAAACTTGGTCTGAATCTCCGGATCTTGGAAGGGTTCGACGATGATGTATGCATCTATTTCTTTGACCATTCCTAAGTAGTGTTTGGGAGTGATTTCAAGGCTTTCTTTCGGAATCTCGTCGTACACTCTTGCTGAGTAACTGTCGGAGGTAGCTGAAATTATTGGAGAGGCGCCACGTTTGTAGCAGAGGATGCCGATTTCTTCAAGCAACTCTTGAGCATGAGTGCCTCCGCGTATGAGAACAGCTTCTCCCTTCTTGAGGTTCATACCGTTTACAATAGCCTCGGCGCACTTCACAATTTTTTCTTTCGTAATCATTGTAAATACCTTCCGTCTTAGTTTTTTTAGTAAGGGTTGAAGCAGTATTTATTTCTCATGGTAAAGGGGTAAATGTTGGATGCAGACCAACTACAAGTCCGAGTTTAACAAAGTTATCTCTATTAATTGAAAAAAATGTTTAGAATATGTTGAAACGGCTCTATAATGAACCTAGAATCAATATCTTTTCGATTCTCTTTTCTTCGCCCAGCATTCTCTGCAGTAGACTGGTCTGCTAGGATCGGGTTTGAATGGAACTTCGCATTCTTGGCCGCAATCTGCACAGACGGCTTTATGCATTTCTCTGGGTCCGCTGGGTCTTCTTTCTCTGTATGACACTATTTCACACTCCTTTGTTTGAGCAAGAATCAGATTTCTTCAGAATCTTGGTTCTTGCGTATTTATTCATGCAATGTTAGGCTCCTTATAAATTTATGCTAAGCTCCTTGCAATACATGTTGGTCAGCTGTATTTGAATCGGTGATACGTGGGCATTGTTTATATATGACGTTGTATTTTTTTGTATTGTGTGGTTATATGGGAACTGTTACCACTGTGAGGTTTGACGAGGAACTATTAAAAAAAGTGGACAAGCTGGCTAAAATAGAGCATGTTGATAGAAGCACTATACTTCGTAAGGCAGCTGAGTTGGGCTTAAGAGAGCTTGTACTTCAACGTGCTTTGGATGTTTATAGGCGGGGGCTTGTCTCCGTGTGGAAGGCAGCTGAGTTAGCTGACGTACCTTTGTGGCGTTTCCTCGATGTTTTGAAGGAGAGAGGAATCGGTTTCAAGACTTCCGAGGAAGATTTGAGGGAGATGATTGAGGAGTATTTATGAAGGCGACAATTAATGCGTCGCCGTTAATTTTCTTGGCAAAAATCGACAAAATTAATCTTCTAGGCATGATTTTGACGGATTTTCGCGTAACCGACATAGTCTGGGAGGAGGCCGTCAAAAAGGGTCTAGAGCATCGGTATGTTGAGGCTGAGTTTATTCAAAGGATTGTAGGCAATCGGGTTGTTGAAGCGGAAAAAGAGAAAGCAGAGAAGATGGCTGAAAAATTTGGCATCCACATTGGAGAAGCTTCCACCATACTTCTTGCTAAAAAACTCTATTTCGAGCATGTGTTAGTTGACGATAGAGTAGCTATAAAGGTTGCAAAAATCATGGGATTAAAACCCTTGAGTACCCTTTTCATTCTACTTGAGGCATTAAAGAAACATCACCTAACGTACGGACAATTCGTGAGCTGCTTTGAAAAACTGACTTCTTATGGCTACTACATAAGC encodes:
- a CDS encoding zinc ribbon domain-containing protein encodes the protein MVKTNSIDCAFYIVGAVAELNIGAWIVVPPPFLQRYLSCPRCGRRVSIVSNYCNFCGVLLRPESVWAFASRICSKCKSRIPFVARFCPECGQKQ
- a CDS encoding aminopeptidase, translating into MITKEKIVKCAEAIVNGMNLKKGEAVLIRGGTHAQELLEEIGILCYKRGASPIISATSDSYSARVYDEIPKESLEITPKHYLGMVKEIDAYIIVEPFQDPEIQTKFSREKMATRQKATVPIRKELYGEETGRGKKWTYAGWPTPESAKFYGIDYDALERLIIEGMMVPASTLKENCSRLAKRLWGKDVLHITDGKGTDLTCKIKGRRINEDDGVVDDHDIEINDLGNNLPAGELFIAPHETVGEGTIYCPITIDRFSNKIIKDVTLHFKNGKLLLDECKAGTNRDQMIDSFNRCLEIDKKEKEVRTMNIAELGIGCNPAIDRAIGYILTDEKLGGSVHVAFGSNFSYGGTSKSSMHWDFVTHPSATIEVVDTKETIMRDGKIL
- a CDS encoding ribbon-helix-helix protein, CopG family produces the protein MTLYFFVLCGYMGTVTTVRFDEELLKKVDKLAKIEHVDRSTILRKAAELGLRELVLQRALDVYRRGLVSVWKAAELADVPLWRFLDVLKERGIGFKTSEEDLREMIEEYL